Sequence from the Fulvivirga ligni genome:
AATGTATCAAATGTTCCCGAAGAGCCAATCATGTCAACAGGTTGAAAATGTTTGATCTTCTCAATAAGAGGAGTTAGTTGTTGGCCTAAATATTCTTCCAGCTTCGCAAGTTCATCTTTAGTTATTGGATCATGATGATGAAACTGGTCTAAAAGCCTTTGAGCTCCTATCTCAAAACTTTGTTTCCATAAAACTTCATTTTCATTGCCAATGATAAATTCTATACTTCCACCTCCTATATCAATAATGAGTACTGGGGATGAACCAAGTGTCACAGCATTCTTTACTCCATTGTAGATGTACTGGGCTTCGGTGTCACCACTTATTATATCTACAGAAATGCCGGTATTTTCCTTTATATGGCTCACTACTTCTTTTGAATTGTTAGCATTTCTAAATGCACTTGTCGCAAAAGCATATACTTCATCTACCTTGTGTTTTTTAATAGTTTCTGCGAAAGATGATAACACTTTTGTTGCTCTATCCAGGCCTTCTTGAGTAATCATACCATGACTAATTCCTCCTTTCCCAATTCTTACAGGAGTTTTGATGGAGTATGTTATTTTAAAACCACTATCCTCCAGCTCAGCTATTAACAAATGAAATGTATTGGTACCACAGTCTATGATGGCTACTTTCCTCATAATTCTAATTTTTTCTGAATTTAGAGAATGTCTATAATCCCAGCAGCCACATGTGGAAAATATATTCGAATCGGGTGATTGCTAGTCAATTTCTTTATATTTGATTATACAGAAATAACGCTAAAAATGGACGAAAATAAATCAAAGAAACCTGTTTACACCCTACCTACAAACCAAGAGAAATATGAACTTCTAAAGCAGAAGGAAAAAGAAGCTTTAGTGGGAGGTGGAGAAGCAAGAGTACAAGCTCAGCATGATAAGGGTAAATTAACGGCAAGAGAAAGGATCGATCTATTAATGGATGAAGGTTCTTTTGAGGAAATAGGCCAATTTGTAATGCACAGATGCAAAGATTTTGGTCTTGACAAGCAATATTACCCCGGTGATGGAGTAATTACTGGCTATGGTACTGTAAATGGTCGATTGGTTTATGTGTTTTCACAGGACTTTACTGTTTTTGGAGGATCCTTGTCTGAAACTCATGCAGAGAAGATTGTGAAAATAATGGATTTAGCCATGCAAAATGGTGCTCCTTTAATAGGGCTGAACGATTCTGGTGGTGCTCGTATTCAGGAAGGGGTAGTGTCATTAGGTGGCTATGCTGATATATTTTACAGAAACACCCTGGCCTCAGGTGTGATTCCTCAAATTTCGGCGATTATGGGCCCATGTGCAGGTGGTGCAGTTTATTCGCCAGCCATAACAGATTTCATCTTCATGGTGGAAAATACCTCATATATGTTCGTTACGGGGCCAAATGTAGTGAAAACTGTAACACAGGAAACAGTTACTGCCGAAGAACTAGGTGGAGCAAGTGCCCATAGTACAAAAAGTGGTGTAACACATTTCGCTAGTGCGAATGAAGCTGTATGTATAAATGAGATTAAACAGCTGTTGAGTTATGTGCCGCAGAATTGTGAGGAAGATGCTCCTGTTTATCCTTATGATTTAAAAGATGATGAAAGTGTACCCGCCCTAGATAATATAATCCCTGATAACCCTAATCAGCCATATGATATGCGTGAGATTATTAACCAATTGGTTGATGCGGATAGTTTTATGGAGGTGCATAAGAACTTCGCTGAAAATATTGTAGTTGGTATGGCCAGAATAGGAGGAAGAAGTATTGGTATTGTTGGCAACCAACCTGCATCGTTGGCGGGGGTTCTGGATATTGATGCCAGTACCAAAGGAGCTAGATTTGTTCGTTTCTGCGACTGTTTTAATATCCCTTTGCTTGTTTTGGAAGATGTTCCGGGCTTTTTACCAGGTACGGATCAGGAATGGAATGGCATAATTACCAATGGTGCTAAGTTACTATACGCCTTTAGCGAAGCCACAGTGCCTAGAATCACTGTAATTACAAGAAAGGCTTATGGAGGAGCTTATGATGTAATGAACTCTAAACACATAGGTGCTGATATGAATTATGCCTGGCCAATGGCTGAGATTGCTGTAATGGGAGCCAAAGGTGCGGCTGAAATCATATTTAAAAGAGAGATTGCCGCAGCCGACGATAAAGAGGCTAAGTTGCAGGAGAAGATAGATGAGTATACAGAGAAATTCGCCAATCCATATAGAGCTGCACACAGGGGCTATATAGATGAGGTTATTTTACCATCTAATACTCGAACTAAGCTAATTAAGGCTTTTAAGATGCTAGAAAATAAGGTAGCTACTTTGCCAAAGAAAAAGCATGGTAATATTCCGTTGTAAGATGTTGGTTACGAAGGATGTAATTTTATTTTAAAATTGAAGTGAAAGAATGGATAAGAAAAGTAAATCTTTTTTAGAGAAATATTTAAATAATGCCTCTCCTACCGGATTTGAGTCTTCCGGACAGGAGATATGGTTAGATTATGTAAAGCCTTATATAGATGAATACTTTACAGATACCTATGGAACTGTAGTAGGAGTCATTAACCCAAGTGCTGATTATAAGGTAGTTATAGAAGCGCATGCGGATGAAATATCCTGGTTTGTGAACTACATCAATGATGATGGCTATATTTATGTTCAACGTAATGGAGGTTCTGATCATCAGATAGCACCTTCAAAAAGAGTCAATATACATACTGATAATGGTATAGTAAAAGGTGTATTTGGTTGGCCTGCCATACATGTTCGCAGTAAAGAAAATGAGGAAAAACCTACATTAAAGAATATTATCGTGGATGTAGGCTGTGAGAGTAAAGAAGAGGTAGAAAAGCTGGGAATACACGTAGGTAGTGTAATGACATTCGATGACGAACTTCTTGAGTTAAACAAAAATTATTGGGCAGGGCGGGCTCTGGATAATCGAATGGGAGGCTTTATGATTGCCGAAGTAGCAAGAAGGCTTAAGGAGAATGGTAAGCAATTACCTTTCGGATTGTACATCGTAAATGCAGTGCAGGAGGAAGTGGGCTTAAGAGGCGCTCAAATGATTGCGCAACGCATAAAGCCGGATTTGGCCATTGTTACAGATGTGTGTCATGAAACTACTTCACCACTTTATGATAGAATACAAAGTGGCCTGCAAAAGGCTGGTAAGGGTCCTGTGTTAACCTATGGTCCTGCAGTGCATAATAATGTTCTGAAATTAATTATTGAGGCTGCTGAAAAGGCCAAAATTCCTTTTCAAAGAGCGGCTGCAAGCAGGGCTACAGGCACTGATACTGATGCCTTTGCGTACTCTAATGAGGGAGTAGCTTCAGCACTTATATCACTTCCTCTAAAATATATGCATACTACGGTAGAAACTGTGCATAAAGATGATGTGGAGAATGTAATCAAACTCATATATGAATTCCTGCTAAAAGTGAAGAACGGTCAGGATTTTCGTTATATCAAATAAGAAACCTTACTTCCCAATTTAGGAGAAATTTTCCTGAATTGGGAAGGTTTTAATTTAACCCTCCTTTAAAAACCCTCTTTACAAGCAGATAGATCACTTTTGATAGTTGGCACTGGCTTTGGATGTAAGAAAACTGTCCAACTAGTATAATTATGAAAATATTAAAATCTGCAACAGTACTGACAGTTTTTCTACTGTCGGGGTTCTTTGGAACAGCACAGGCACAGGGAAGGCCAATTCATGAAATTCACTCGATGATGATTTATAACTTCATCAAGTATATTCAGTGGCCAAGCTCAGATCAGTCTCAGAATTTTGTGATTGCCGTAATTGGTGATGATGAAGTGTACAATACCTTGAACACTTGGTATGGAGGAAAATTACGCGGGAATAAGAAGTTTGTAGTGAAGAAATTCGGTAGTCCATCTGAAATTTCTGAATGCCACATCTTATATGTAGCGAAGGGAAGTAGCAAAGATTTTGACACTATCAAAGGTCAGTTAGCAAACAAATCTACATTGATCATAACAGACAAGCCAGGATTAGGTGAGAAGGGTAGTGGAATCAACTTTAGAACGGTGAATAATAAATTGGCCTTTGAATTAAATCAAAAGGTAATTGAAGAATCACGTTTGAAAGTTTCGGGTCAGCTGTCTAGTATGGCCATATTAATATAACAAGACATTATTTTTTTAGCTTTTGGTATCAATTAGTATAATGCTCAAGAATATCATTGTATTAGTGCTATGTAAACATTGCAAAAGGAACTTTGCAGGTGTGAAAAATACGATTGATATAACTAGGTGGACTATTTGAGTTCATTAGACTAAATATGGTAAAGGCCCTGCCTTTACCATATTGATACCTTCAATTTTTTATTGTCCACCAAGTGATCAAGATTTATTGATCGGATTTTTTAAACTTTTATTTTTTCAGCCGTAACTTTAAAAATGCATGATTACGGCACTATGAAATTAACAGATCAAATGGGTTATGAGGTTATCATACCTCATAACCCTAAGATCGTCTCTCTCGTCCCCTCAATTACAGAACTCCTCTTTGATTTACAGTTAGAATCCACCATACTCGGAGTTACTAAATTTTGCATACATCCTTCAAGTAAAGTTTCTGATCTGCCCAAGATAGGAGGTACTAAAAATTTCCATTTTGATAAAATAGATTCCCTAAAGCCAGATCTTATTATTGGTAATAGAGAGGAGAATTATAAAGATGGTATTCTAGAGCTGAAAAAGCATTATCCCGTATGGATGAGTGATATCAATACCCTTGATGAAGCTCTTGAAATGATTTGTCAAATAGGCCTTTTTACTGATAGAGAGGTTTTGGCTAATGAATTGATCTCCCAAATTAAATCCGAGGAAGCATTACTAGCAAAGAGGGCACCTAAAAGGGTCCTTTATCTCATTTGGAGAAAACCGTATATGTTAGCAGGTAAGAATACCTTTATTGACCATATGCTGGAGAAGATAGGCTTTATTAATGCAGTGGAAGGTGTTGACAGATACCCTGCGCTCACTTTAGAGGAAATGATAGCACTATCTCCGGAGCATATCTTTCTATCATCTGAGCCATTTCCTTTTCAGAAGAAGCACATTGAGGAGTTTGAATCAATCGTGCCCAGAGCTAACATCCATCTGGTC
This genomic interval carries:
- a CDS encoding Ppx/GppA phosphatase family protein, translating into MRKVAIIDCGTNTFHLLIAELEDSGFKITYSIKTPVRIGKGGISHGMITQEGLDRATKVLSSFAETIKKHKVDEVYAFATSAFRNANNSKEVVSHIKENTGISVDIISGDTEAQYIYNGVKNAVTLGSSPVLIIDIGGGSIEFIIGNENEVLWKQSFEIGAQRLLDQFHHHDPITKDELAKLEEYLGQQLTPLIEKIKHFQPVDMIGSSGTFDTLSEIYCHQFNLSFNDTDSELPLTLEAYEHIHNKIITNDRDGRMAIPGMIEMRVDMIVVASSIIHWLLKQHFFNAIKVSTYSLKEGVLHSL
- a CDS encoding acyl-CoA carboxylase subunit beta, translated to MDENKSKKPVYTLPTNQEKYELLKQKEKEALVGGGEARVQAQHDKGKLTARERIDLLMDEGSFEEIGQFVMHRCKDFGLDKQYYPGDGVITGYGTVNGRLVYVFSQDFTVFGGSLSETHAEKIVKIMDLAMQNGAPLIGLNDSGGARIQEGVVSLGGYADIFYRNTLASGVIPQISAIMGPCAGGAVYSPAITDFIFMVENTSYMFVTGPNVVKTVTQETVTAEELGGASAHSTKSGVTHFASANEAVCINEIKQLLSYVPQNCEEDAPVYPYDLKDDESVPALDNIIPDNPNQPYDMREIINQLVDADSFMEVHKNFAENIVVGMARIGGRSIGIVGNQPASLAGVLDIDASTKGARFVRFCDCFNIPLLVLEDVPGFLPGTDQEWNGIITNGAKLLYAFSEATVPRITVITRKAYGGAYDVMNSKHIGADMNYAWPMAEIAVMGAKGAAEIIFKREIAAADDKEAKLQEKIDEYTEKFANPYRAAHRGYIDEVILPSNTRTKLIKAFKMLENKVATLPKKKHGNIPL
- a CDS encoding M42 family metallopeptidase, whose protein sequence is MDKKSKSFLEKYLNNASPTGFESSGQEIWLDYVKPYIDEYFTDTYGTVVGVINPSADYKVVIEAHADEISWFVNYINDDGYIYVQRNGGSDHQIAPSKRVNIHTDNGIVKGVFGWPAIHVRSKENEEKPTLKNIIVDVGCESKEEVEKLGIHVGSVMTFDDELLELNKNYWAGRALDNRMGGFMIAEVARRLKENGKQLPFGLYIVNAVQEEVGLRGAQMIAQRIKPDLAIVTDVCHETTSPLYDRIQSGLQKAGKGPVLTYGPAVHNNVLKLIIEAAEKAKIPFQRAAASRATGTDTDAFAYSNEGVASALISLPLKYMHTTVETVHKDDVENVIKLIYEFLLKVKNGQDFRYIK
- a CDS encoding YfiR family protein, with the translated sequence MKILKSATVLTVFLLSGFFGTAQAQGRPIHEIHSMMIYNFIKYIQWPSSDQSQNFVIAVIGDDEVYNTLNTWYGGKLRGNKKFVVKKFGSPSEISECHILYVAKGSSKDFDTIKGQLANKSTLIITDKPGLGEKGSGINFRTVNNKLAFELNQKVIEESRLKVSGQLSSMAILI
- a CDS encoding ABC transporter substrate-binding protein, which codes for MKLTDQMGYEVIIPHNPKIVSLVPSITELLFDLQLESTILGVTKFCIHPSSKVSDLPKIGGTKNFHFDKIDSLKPDLIIGNREENYKDGILELKKHYPVWMSDINTLDEALEMICQIGLFTDREVLANELISQIKSEEALLAKRAPKRVLYLIWRKPYMLAGKNTFIDHMLEKIGFINAVEGVDRYPALTLEEMIALSPEHIFLSSEPFPFQKKHIEEFESIVPRANIHLVDGEMFSWYGSRLTQAFPYFQSLVF